One window of the Zea mays cultivar B73 chromosome 3, Zm-B73-REFERENCE-NAM-5.0, whole genome shotgun sequence genome contains the following:
- the LOC103651469 gene encoding cytochrome P450 72A13 — MDDDVVVAAAAAAAAAAASSSPSPPWSLLQGLLALLVAWGAYRAAQTFWLRPRRLGRALRAQGLTGTAYRFPAGDLKENARLNDEARSRPMQPPCSHDVVPRVMPHLFNTVKDHGNICITWFGPIPRVVITEAELVRDILSNKFGHFEKFTNKSLGKMIALGVASYDGEKWAKHRRILNPAFHLEKLKRMQPAFLTCCTELIDRWDKEVAGGSDGSFELDVWPEFQSLTGDVISRTAFGSSFMEGRRIFQLQAEQAERVIKAFQYIYIPGFVFFPTPNNRRMKEINREIEGTLRGMIEKRERAIENGEASGDDLLGLLLQSNMESGKGGLRMSTEDVVEECKLFYFAGMETTSVLLTWTLVILGMHPEWQDRAREEVFSVFGRDKRPDFDGISRLKTVTMILYEVLRLYPPAVTLNRRTFKDMQIGGITYPAGVILELPVIVVHHDPDVWGKDAHEFRPERFAEGISKATKDQQPAFFPFGWGPRICIGQNFALLEAKMALSMILQRFQFRLSPSYTHAPYTVLLLHPQHGAPIIFDRI; from the exons ATGGACGACGACGTCGTCGTAGCAGCTGCAGCTGCAGCTGCAGCCGCGGCGGCTTCGTCTTCGCCATCGCCGCCGTGGAGCCTGCTCCAGGGGCTCCTTGCGCTGCTCGTCGCGTGGGGGGCCTACCGGGCGGCGCAGACGTTCTGGCTGCGGCCGCGGCGGCTCGGCCGGGCGCTCCGCGCGCAGGGGCTCACCGGCACGGCGTACCGCTTCCCGGCGGGCGACCTCAAGGAGAACGCCCGCCTCAACGACGAGGCGCGGTCCAGGCCCATGCAGCCGCCGTGTAGCCATGACGTCGTTCCCCGCGTCATGCCGCATCTCTTCAACACCGTCAAGGACCACG GCAACATCTGTATTACCTGGTTCGGACCGATTCCCAGGGTGGTGATCACGGAGGCAGAGTTAGTCAGAGACATCCTATCGAACAAGTTTGGCCACTTCGAGAAGTTCACGAACAAGAGTCTCGGGAAGATGATCGCCCTCGGGGTGGCGAGCTACGACGGCGAGAAATGGGCCAAACACAGGAGGATCCTGAACCCCGCGTTCCATCTCGAGAAGCTCAAG CGCATGCAGCCGGCGTTCTTGACGTGCTGCACCGAGCTCATTGATCGCTGGGACAAGGAGGTCGCTGGTGGTTCCGACGGGTCATTCGAGCTGGACGTCTGGCCGGAGTTCCAGAGCCTCACCGGCGACGTGATCTCCCGCACGGCGTTCGGCAGCAGCTTCATGGAAGGGCGGAGGATCTTCCAGCTCCAGGCCGAGCAAGCGGAGCGAGTGATCAAGGCTTTCCAGTACATATACATCCCAGGCTTCGT GTTCTTCCCGACACCCAACAACCGGAGGATGAAGGAGATCAACAGGGAGATCGAAGGGACTCTGAGAGGCATGATCGAGAAGAGGGAGCGCGCGATCGAGAACGGCGAAGCGAGCGGCGACGACCTGCTCGGCCTGCTGCTGCAGTCCAACATGGAGAGCGGGAAAGGCGGCCTGAGGATGAGCACGGAGGACGTGGTCGAGGAGTGCAAGCTCTTCTACTTCGCCGGCATGGAGACCACGTCGGTGCTGCTCACCTGGACGCTCGTCATCCTAGGCATGCACCCCGAGTGGCAGGACCGCGCCAGGGAGGAGGTCTTCAGCGTCTTCGGCAGGGACAAGCGCCCCGATTTCGACGGCATCAGTCGGCTCAAAACG GTTACGATGATACTGTACGAGGTGCTCAGGCTGTACCCGCCGGCGGTGACGCTGAACCGAAGAACGTTCAAAGACATGCAGATCGGAGGCATCACGTACCCTGCGGGGGTGATCCTGGAGCTCCCCGTGATCGTCGTCCACCACGACCCCGACGTCTGGGGCAAGGACGCGCACGAGTTCAGGCCGGAGAGGTTCGCCGAGGGGATCTCCAAGGCGACCAAGGACCAGCAGCCGGCGTTCTTCCCGTTCGGCTGGGGGCCGAGGATCTGCATCGGCCAGAACTTCGCGCTGCTCGAGGCCAAGATGGCCCTCAGCATGATCCTCCAGCGCTTCCAGTTCCGGCTGTCCCCTTCCTACACGCATGCGCCGTACACCGTCCTTCTGCTGCATCCTCAGCATGGCGCTCCAATTATTTTCGACAGGATCTGA